A region from the Streptomyces tsukubensis genome encodes:
- a CDS encoding metallophosphoesterase, producing MRARYGVPLAITAVGAAGIAYAAAFEARSFRLRRLTVPVLPQGMRPLRVLQVSDIHMVSGQRKKRAWLQSLAGLRPDFVINTGDNLSDPEGVPEVLDALGPLMELPGVYVFGSNDYYGPTLRNPARYLLEKAQGRHGLNGNAPAVGVVHNPWEELRDAFDTAGWVGLGNTRGKLKLDAGEIAFTGLDDPHIKRDRYESVAGGPDPAADLSLAVVHAPYLRALDAFTADGYPMIFAGHTHGGQLCIPFYGALVTNCDLDTDRVKGLSTHTAADHTSCLHVSAGCGTSRYTPVRFACPPEATLLTLVERP from the coding sequence ATGCGCGCACGCTACGGAGTCCCCCTGGCCATCACGGCGGTCGGCGCCGCCGGAATCGCCTACGCAGCAGCCTTCGAGGCCCGTTCCTTCCGCCTCCGGCGACTGACGGTCCCCGTACTCCCGCAGGGCATGCGCCCCCTCAGAGTCCTCCAGGTCTCCGATATCCACATGGTCAGCGGCCAGCGCAAGAAGCGCGCCTGGCTCCAGTCGCTGGCCGGCCTGCGCCCCGACTTCGTGATCAACACCGGCGACAACCTCTCCGACCCCGAGGGCGTCCCGGAGGTCCTGGACGCGCTCGGCCCGCTGATGGAGCTCCCCGGCGTCTATGTCTTCGGCTCCAACGACTACTACGGCCCCACCCTCCGCAACCCCGCCCGCTATCTGCTGGAAAAGGCCCAGGGCCGCCACGGCCTCAACGGCAACGCGCCCGCGGTCGGCGTGGTCCACAACCCGTGGGAAGAGCTGCGCGACGCCTTCGACACGGCGGGCTGGGTCGGCCTCGGCAACACCCGCGGCAAGCTGAAGCTCGACGCTGGCGAGATCGCCTTCACCGGCCTGGACGACCCCCACATCAAGCGCGACCGCTACGAGTCCGTGGCGGGCGGCCCCGACCCGGCCGCGGACCTCTCCCTGGCCGTGGTCCACGCCCCGTACCTGCGCGCCCTCGATGCCTTCACCGCCGACGGCTACCCCATGATCTTCGCGGGCCATACCCACGGCGGCCAGCTCTGCATCCCCTTCTACGGCGCCCTGGTCACCAACTGCGACCTCGACACCGACCGCGTCAAGGGCCTCTCCACCCACACTGCGGCCGACCACACCTCCTGCCTCCACGTCTCCGCGGGCTGCGGCACCAGCCGCTACACCCCGGTCCGCTTCGCGTGCCCGCCCGAAGCCACCCTCCTGACCTTGGTCGAGCGGCCCTAG
- a CDS encoding GatB/YqeY domain-containing protein, whose product MTTLKAKLRDDLTDAIRARDELRSSTLRLTLAAVSKEEVAGTTARELSDDEVQKVIAREAKKRREAADAFSKGGRAEQAERELAEGVLLDEYLPKQLSDAELEAIVAEAVAEAKAAGAEGPRAMGAVMKIVNPKVAGRAEGGRVAAAVKRLLAG is encoded by the coding sequence ATGACCACGCTCAAGGCCAAGCTCAGGGACGACCTCACCGACGCGATCAGGGCGCGTGACGAACTGCGCTCGTCGACGCTCCGCCTCACCCTCGCGGCCGTCTCCAAGGAAGAGGTCGCGGGTACGACCGCCCGTGAGCTCTCGGACGACGAGGTGCAGAAGGTCATCGCCCGCGAGGCGAAGAAGCGGCGCGAGGCCGCCGATGCCTTCAGCAAGGGCGGCCGGGCCGAGCAGGCCGAGCGGGAGCTGGCCGAGGGCGTGCTGCTGGACGAGTATCTGCCGAAGCAGCTGTCGGACGCCGAGCTGGAGGCGATCGTGGCCGAGGCCGTCGCCGAGGCGAAGGCCGCCGGGGCCGAGGGGCCCCGGGCGATGGGCGCCGTGATGAAGATCGTGAACCCGAAGGTCGCCGGGCGGGCCGAGGGCGGCCGGGTGGCCGCAGCCGTGAAGCGGCTGCTCGCCGGCTGA
- a CDS encoding transglycosylase domain-containing protein → MPKTRSGGGLSGTQQAAKFLGVSVLAGAVLAGIALPAAGALGLAAKGTVKGFDEIPANLKTPPLSQRTTILDAEGGAIATVYSRDRTVVPLTAVSPYMQKAIIAIEDSRFYEHGAVDMKGVLRALNRNAQSGGVAQGASTLTQQYVKNVFVEEAGDDPDKVAQATQQTLGRKIQELKYAIQVEEELGKKKILENYLNITFFGQQAYGVEAASKRYFSKPARDLNLQESALLAGLVQSPSRYDPVNDTEEAKKRRNIVLQRMADVRDITQADADRAKATPVALKVSTPKNGCITAVSGAGFFCDYVRNVFLGDPVFGKTREDRAKLWNHGGLTIRTTLDPQSQESAQDSIKEYVYKSDKVATAVTMVEPGTGKILAMGQSRPYGFGKNETQINYSVDKRMEGSNFGFPVGSTFKPFVAAAAIEQGTPLSQTYPSPYEMPYPSPIQTCDGKPWVNAENDKVENEMESEVGPYSFKEAMEKSVNTYFVQMVADIGLCPVKEMTDKLGLIVGNGKNLAFTPSGMTLGSEGMSPLTMASAYATFANRGTYCTPVAIESIKTADGRKLEVPESTCRRAMSQNTADSISSLLSGVVSDAGTGAKAGLAGRDNAGKTGTTDGRRNAWFVGYTPNMAGAVWVGSPTQQVKMFNITIGGRYKPKVFGGEVPGSIWRKAMTGALSGKVAPRFNRVTIPDVKKPDPGETPGDGEQERPGDGDNGDGGDNGSWGNPGGNGNNGSNGGDGGSWGDNGGWGDNGGWGGDGGTGNGGGEGDAGGSPIPGISMAPGVIGGGGQRGQGPGGPGQS, encoded by the coding sequence ATGCCAAAGACCCGCTCCGGCGGTGGTCTGTCAGGGACCCAGCAAGCCGCCAAGTTCCTCGGTGTCAGTGTGCTCGCCGGAGCCGTACTGGCGGGCATCGCCCTGCCGGCCGCGGGCGCGCTGGGACTGGCCGCAAAAGGCACGGTCAAAGGGTTCGACGAGATCCCCGCGAATCTGAAGACTCCCCCGCTCAGTCAGCGGACCACCATCCTCGACGCCGAGGGCGGCGCGATCGCGACGGTCTACTCGCGCGACCGTACCGTCGTCCCGCTCACGGCAGTCTCCCCGTACATGCAGAAGGCGATCATCGCCATCGAGGACTCGCGCTTCTACGAGCACGGCGCGGTCGACATGAAGGGCGTCCTGCGGGCGCTCAACCGCAACGCCCAGTCGGGCGGGGTCGCCCAGGGCGCGTCGACCCTGACCCAGCAGTATGTGAAGAACGTCTTCGTGGAGGAGGCCGGCGACGACCCCGACAAGGTCGCCCAGGCCACCCAGCAGACGCTCGGCCGAAAGATCCAGGAGCTGAAGTACGCCATCCAGGTCGAGGAGGAGCTGGGCAAGAAGAAGATCCTGGAGAACTACCTCAACATCACCTTCTTCGGACAGCAGGCCTACGGCGTCGAGGCCGCGTCCAAGCGCTACTTCTCCAAACCGGCCAGGGACCTCAATCTGCAGGAGTCCGCCCTGCTGGCCGGACTGGTCCAGTCCCCCAGCCGCTACGACCCGGTGAACGACACGGAGGAGGCGAAGAAGCGCCGGAACATCGTCCTCCAGCGGATGGCGGACGTCCGTGACATCACCCAGGCCGACGCGGACCGGGCGAAGGCCACCCCCGTCGCGCTGAAGGTGAGCACCCCGAAGAACGGCTGCATCACCGCGGTCAGCGGCGCCGGCTTCTTCTGCGACTACGTCCGGAACGTCTTCCTCGGCGATCCGGTCTTCGGCAAGACCCGCGAGGACCGGGCCAAGCTGTGGAACCACGGCGGTCTGACCATCCGCACCACCCTCGACCCCCAGTCGCAGGAGTCGGCCCAGGACTCCATCAAGGAGTACGTCTACAAGAGCGACAAGGTCGCCACCGCGGTGACCATGGTCGAGCCCGGCACCGGGAAGATCCTGGCGATGGGCCAGTCCCGGCCGTACGGCTTCGGCAAGAACGAGACCCAGATCAACTACTCCGTCGACAAGAGGATGGAGGGGTCGAACTTCGGCTTCCCGGTCGGCTCGACGTTCAAGCCGTTCGTCGCCGCGGCGGCCATAGAGCAGGGAACGCCGCTGTCGCAGACGTACCCCTCGCCGTACGAGATGCCGTACCCGAGCCCCATCCAGACCTGTGACGGCAAGCCCTGGGTCAACGCCGAGAACGACAAGGTCGAGAACGAGATGGAGTCGGAGGTCGGTCCGTACAGTTTCAAGGAGGCGATGGAGAAGTCGGTCAACACCTACTTCGTCCAGATGGTCGCGGACATCGGGCTCTGCCCGGTGAAGGAGATGACCGACAAGCTCGGCCTGATCGTGGGCAACGGCAAGAACCTCGCCTTCACCCCCTCCGGTATGACCCTGGGCTCCGAGGGCATGTCGCCGCTGACCATGGCGTCGGCCTATGCGACCTTCGCCAACCGGGGCACGTACTGCACCCCGGTCGCCATCGAGTCCATCAAGACGGCCGACGGGCGCAAGCTGGAGGTGCCGGAGAGCACCTGCCGGCGCGCGATGAGCCAGAACACCGCCGACAGCATCAGCTCCCTGCTCAGCGGGGTGGTCTCCGACGCGGGTACGGGTGCGAAGGCGGGGCTCGCGGGGCGGGACAACGCGGGCAAGACCGGTACCACCGACGGCCGCCGCAACGCCTGGTTCGTCGGCTACACCCCCAATATGGCGGGGGCGGTCTGGGTCGGCAGCCCGACCCAGCAGGTGAAGATGTTCAACATCACCATCGGCGGCCGGTACAAGCCGAAGGTCTTCGGCGGTGAGGTACCGGGCTCCATCTGGCGCAAGGCGATGACCGGTGCGCTGAGCGGCAAGGTGGCCCCGAGGTTCAACCGGGTCACCATTCCGGATGTGAAGAAGCCCGATCCGGGTGAGACTCCCGGCGACGGCGAACAGGAACGCCCGGGTGACGGGGACAACGGGGACGGTGGGGACAACGGTTCCTGGGGCAACCCCGGAGGCAACGGCAACAACGGCAGCAACGGAGGAGACGGCGGTAGCTGGGGGGACAACGGCGGCTGGGGGGACAACGGCGGCTGGGGCGGCGACGGCGGCACCGGGAACGGCGGGGGCGAGGGTGACGCGGGCGGCAGTCCGATCCCCGGTATCTCCATGGCGCCGGGTGTCATCGGAGGCGGCGGTCAGCGGGGCCAGGGACCCGGCGGTCCCGGCCAGTCCTGA
- a CDS encoding WhiB family transcriptional regulator produces MGWVTDWSAQAACRTTDPDELFVQGAAQNRAKAVCTGCPVRTECLADALDNRVEFGVWGGMTERERRALLRRRPTVTSWRRLLETARTEYERGAGMLPVGLDDDETYAAYAAVG; encoded by the coding sequence ATGGGCTGGGTAACCGACTGGAGTGCGCAGGCAGCCTGCCGCACTACCGATCCGGATGAACTGTTCGTACAAGGGGCAGCGCAGAACAGGGCCAAAGCGGTCTGCACCGGATGTCCGGTGCGAACCGAATGTTTGGCCGATGCCCTCGACAATCGGGTGGAGTTCGGTGTGTGGGGAGGAATGACCGAAAGAGAACGGCGCGCTCTGTTGCGCAGGCGCCCCACGGTCACCTCCTGGCGCAGGCTTCTGGAGACCGCGCGAACGGAGTACGAGCGCGGCGCGGGCATGCTGCCGGTCGGGCTCGACGACGACGAGACGTACGCCGCGTACGCGGCCGTCGGATAG
- a CDS encoding ArsA family ATPase, translating to MSLDAAAGPLQVDPLIDDPNTRIIVCCGAGGVGKTTTAAALGVRAAERGRRVVVLTIDPARRLAQSLGIDSLDNTPRRVKGIEQDGTGPAGELHAMMLDMKRTFDEIVEAHADAERARAILENPFYQSLSAGFAGTQEYMAMEKLGQLRARDEWDLIVVDTPPSRSALDFLDAPKRLGSFLDGKFIKLLVTPAKMGGRAGMKFLNVGMSMMTGTLGKLLGGQLLRDVQTFVTAMDTMFGGFRTRADATYRLLQAPGTAFLVVAAPERDALREAAYFVERLAEEEMPLAGLVLNRVHGSGAARLSAQRALAAAEVLEPEYPEDEYDESGEHEADAPDLADLADESDRSDESDESLVESSENLAEARIVDHGSGKTGVREATGASPESPPVDHAPEHPIPLEAHHEHTTEELTAGLLRLHAERMQVLAREQRMRDRFTALHPEVAVAHVAALPGDVHDLAGLRAIGEQLAAGDAGNGPTAT from the coding sequence ATGAGCCTGGACGCAGCGGCCGGCCCCCTGCAGGTCGACCCTCTCATCGACGACCCGAACACCCGCATCATCGTGTGCTGCGGTGCGGGTGGCGTCGGCAAGACGACGACCGCGGCGGCCCTCGGGGTACGCGCGGCCGAGCGCGGCAGGCGGGTCGTCGTCCTCACCATCGACCCGGCCCGCCGGCTCGCCCAGTCGCTGGGCATCGACTCACTCGACAACACACCGCGCCGGGTGAAGGGCATAGAGCAGGACGGTACGGGCCCGGCGGGCGAGCTGCACGCCATGATGCTCGACATGAAGCGGACCTTCGACGAGATCGTCGAGGCCCATGCGGACGCCGAACGGGCCCGCGCGATCCTGGAGAACCCCTTCTACCAGTCCCTGTCGGCCGGGTTCGCCGGTACGCAGGAGTACATGGCGATGGAGAAGCTGGGCCAGCTGCGGGCCCGGGACGAGTGGGACCTGATCGTCGTCGACACTCCGCCGTCGCGCAGCGCGCTGGACTTCCTGGACGCGCCCAAGCGGCTGGGGTCCTTTCTTGACGGCAAGTTCATCAAACTGCTGGTGACCCCCGCGAAGATGGGCGGCCGGGCGGGGATGAAGTTCCTGAACGTCGGCATGTCGATGATGACGGGGACGCTCGGCAAGCTGCTGGGCGGGCAGCTGCTGCGGGACGTCCAGACCTTCGTCACGGCCATGGACACCATGTTCGGCGGCTTCCGCACCCGGGCCGACGCCACCTATCGGCTGCTCCAGGCCCCGGGGACGGCGTTCCTCGTGGTGGCGGCGCCGGAGCGGGACGCGCTGCGGGAAGCGGCGTACTTCGTGGAACGGCTGGCGGAGGAGGAGATGCCGCTGGCCGGGCTGGTGCTGAACCGGGTCCACGGCAGCGGCGCCGCCAGGCTGTCGGCCCAGCGGGCCCTGGCGGCGGCGGAAGTGCTGGAACCGGAGTACCCGGAGGACGAGTACGACGAATCCGGGGAGCACGAGGCCGATGCGCCGGACCTGGCGGACCTGGCGGATGAGTCCGACAGGTCTGATGAGTCGGATGAGTCGTTGGTGGAATCCTCAGAAAATCTTGCCGAGGCCCGCATTGTGGATCATGGGTCAGGGAAGACTGGTGTTCGTGAGGCCACGGGCGCCTCTCCCGAATCCCCGCCCGTGGACCACGCCCCCGAGCACCCCATCCCTCTTGAGGCACACCACGAACACACCACGGAAGAACTGACGGCTGGTCTGCTGCGCCTGCATGCCGAACGGATGCAGGTGCTCGCGCGTGAGCAGCGCATGCGGGACCGTTTCACCGCGCTTCACCCCGAGGTGGCGGTGGCTCATGTGGCCGCACTGCCCGGAGACGTCCACGATCTCGCGGGACTGCGGGCGATCGGTGAGCAGCTGGCGGCCGGTGACGCGGGGAACGGGCCGACGGCGACCTAG
- a CDS encoding ArsA family ATPase, translating into MSRLQVVSGKGGTGKTTVAAALALALATEGKRTLLVEVEGRQGIAQLFETEALPYEERKIAVSSGGGEVYALAIDAERALLDYLQMFYKLGSAGRALKKIGAIDFATTIAPGVRDVLLTGKACEAVRRRTKQGSYAYDYVVMDAPPTGRITRFLNVNDEVAGLAKFGPIYNQAQAVMRVLKSPQTAVHLVTLLEEMPVQETADGVAELRAADLPVGRVIVNMVRPHVLDEAAVRGAADGRRTEIAAALTSAGVSGARSLVTPLLEQATDHARRVALEREQRAALAGLELPSYELPLLSEGVDLAGLYRLSKELRAQQQQTAAPNGRSDGRHGAGQGTGTGS; encoded by the coding sequence GTGAGCAGGCTCCAGGTCGTCAGCGGCAAAGGCGGAACCGGTAAGACCACGGTCGCCGCCGCCCTCGCGCTCGCCCTCGCGACCGAGGGCAAGCGGACACTCCTCGTGGAGGTCGAGGGGAGGCAAGGCATCGCACAGCTCTTCGAGACGGAGGCGCTGCCGTACGAGGAGCGGAAGATCGCCGTCTCGTCCGGAGGCGGCGAGGTCTACGCCCTCGCCATCGACGCCGAGCGCGCGCTCCTCGACTACCTCCAGATGTTCTACAAGCTCGGCAGCGCCGGACGGGCCCTCAAGAAGATCGGCGCCATCGACTTCGCGACGACCATCGCGCCCGGGGTCAGGGACGTCCTGCTGACGGGGAAGGCGTGCGAGGCGGTCCGGCGCCGTACGAAGCAGGGCTCGTACGCCTACGACTACGTGGTCATGGACGCGCCGCCGACCGGCCGGATCACCCGGTTCCTCAATGTGAACGACGAGGTGGCGGGGCTCGCCAAGTTCGGGCCGATATACAACCAGGCCCAGGCCGTGATGCGGGTGCTGAAGTCCCCCCAGACCGCGGTCCACCTGGTCACGCTGCTGGAGGAGATGCCGGTCCAGGAGACCGCGGACGGGGTGGCCGAGCTGCGGGCGGCGGACCTTCCGGTCGGGCGGGTCATCGTGAACATGGTCCGCCCCCATGTCCTGGACGAGGCGGCGGTGCGCGGCGCCGCCGACGGGCGCCGTACGGAGATCGCCGCGGCGCTAACGTCCGCCGGGGTGAGCGGTGCGCGCTCCCTGGTCACCCCGCTGCTGGAGCAGGCGACCGACCATGCCCGGCGGGTGGCCCTGGAGCGGGAGCAGCGGGCCGCGCTGGCCGGTCTTGAGCTGCCCTCGTACGAACTGCCGCTGCTCAGCGAAGGCGTCGACCTCGCCGGGCTCTACCGGCTCTCGAAGGAACTGCGCGCCCAGCAACAGCAGACGGCTGCGCCGAACGGCCGGAGCGACGGCCGGCACGGCGCCGGACAAGGGACGGGAACCGGTTCATGA
- a CDS encoding DUF4177 domain-containing protein → MTKKWEYSTVPLLVHATKQILDTWGEDGWELVQVVPGPNPEQLVAYLKREKTS, encoded by the coding sequence ATGACCAAGAAGTGGGAATACTCCACCGTGCCGCTCCTCGTGCACGCGACCAAGCAGATCCTGGACACCTGGGGCGAGGACGGGTGGGAGCTCGTCCAGGTCGTACCGGGCCCCAACCCCGAGCAGCTCGTGGCGTACCTGAAGCGGGAGAAGACCTCGTGA
- a CDS encoding RidA family protein codes for MTTAGGGGGVVEARLAELGLTLPAVVPPLAAYQPAVVSGPYVYTAGQLPMVDGKLPVTGKVGAEVTAEEAKELARTCALNGLAAVKSVIGDLDRIARVVKVVGFVASASDFTGQPGVINGASELLGEVLGEKGVHARSAVGVAVLPLDAPVEVEFQIELVQD; via the coding sequence GTGACGACCGCCGGTGGCGGTGGCGGTGTTGTCGAGGCGCGGCTGGCGGAACTGGGGCTGACGCTGCCGGCGGTCGTTCCGCCGCTGGCCGCGTACCAGCCCGCCGTCGTCTCGGGGCCGTACGTCTATACGGCGGGACAGCTTCCGATGGTGGACGGCAAGCTCCCGGTCACCGGCAAGGTGGGGGCCGAGGTCACCGCCGAGGAGGCCAAGGAACTGGCCCGGACGTGCGCGCTCAACGGCCTGGCCGCCGTGAAGTCGGTCATCGGTGACCTGGACCGGATCGCCCGTGTGGTGAAGGTCGTGGGCTTCGTCGCCTCGGCGAGCGACTTCACCGGGCAGCCCGGTGTGATCAACGGCGCGAGTGAGCTGCTGGGCGAGGTCCTCGGTGAGAAGGGCGTCCACGCGCGGAGCGCGGTGGGTGTCGCGGTGCTTCCCCTGGACGCACCGGTCGAGGTCGAGTTCCAGATCGAATTGGTGCAGGACTAG
- a CDS encoding NUDIX hydrolase: MPDGQWYPPEWPERIRALAAGELVPVVPKQAATVMLLRDTPDGPAVHMLRRRASMAFAGGAYAYPGGGVDARDSRPVGWAGPPVAAWAHRLGTDEATAQAVVCAAVRETFEESGVLLAGLTADTVLGAVGGDEASEPGRGPGDDGGWEADRQALVDRELAFADFLDRRGLVLRSDLLGAWARWITPEFESRRYDTWFFVAALPEGQQTRNASTEADRTVWIRPAEAAAGYDRGELLMMPPTISTLRDLVPYESAAKAVAAADGRDLAPVLATARWEDDTLVLSWPGHEEFTKHIPAEGGTR, encoded by the coding sequence ATGCCCGATGGTCAGTGGTACCCCCCGGAGTGGCCCGAACGGATCCGCGCACTCGCGGCCGGTGAGCTCGTCCCCGTCGTGCCCAAGCAGGCTGCAACCGTCATGCTGCTGCGCGACACCCCGGACGGCCCCGCCGTCCATATGCTGCGCCGCAGGGCCTCCATGGCCTTCGCCGGAGGCGCCTATGCCTATCCGGGCGGTGGAGTCGATGCCCGGGACTCCCGGCCCGTCGGCTGGGCGGGTCCGCCGGTCGCCGCATGGGCGCACCGGCTCGGTACGGACGAGGCGACCGCCCAAGCCGTGGTCTGTGCCGCGGTACGGGAGACGTTCGAGGAGTCGGGGGTGCTGCTCGCCGGGCTCACCGCCGATACGGTGCTGGGCGCCGTGGGCGGGGACGAGGCGTCCGAGCCCGGGCGCGGCCCCGGGGACGACGGAGGCTGGGAGGCCGACCGGCAGGCGCTGGTCGACCGCGAACTGGCCTTCGCCGACTTCCTGGACCGCCGGGGGCTGGTGCTGCGCTCGGATCTGCTGGGCGCCTGGGCCCGTTGGATCACACCCGAGTTCGAGTCCCGCCGCTACGACACCTGGTTCTTCGTCGCGGCCCTTCCCGAGGGCCAGCAGACCCGCAACGCCTCCACCGAGGCGGACCGTACGGTCTGGATCCGGCCCGCCGAGGCGGCCGCCGGATACGACCGGGGCGAACTGCTGATGATGCCCCCGACCATCTCCACGCTGCGCGATCTCGTCCCGTACGAATCGGCCGCGAAGGCGGTCGCCGCTGCGGACGGCCGCGATCTGGCCCCGGTCCTCGCCACGGCCCGCTGGGAGGACGACACCCTGGTGCTGAGCTGGCCGGGGCACGAGGAGTTCACCAAACACATCCCCGCCGAGGGAGGCACCCGATGA
- a CDS encoding MBL fold metallo-hydrolase, protein MTEAAALPGQPRGGVLSGPATARAVNVLAPNASAMTLDGTNTWILAEPGSGLAVVVDPGPLDESHLRRVIDTAEQAGQRIALTLLTHGHPDHAEGAARFAELTRTKVRALDPALRLGDEGLGAGDVIGVGGLELRVVPTPGHTADSLCFHLPADAAVLTGDTVLGRGTTVVAHPDGRLGDYLDSLRRLRSLTVDDGVHTVLPGHGPVLEDAQGAVEFYLAHRAHRLAQVETAVENGYRTPGEVVAEVYAEVDRSLWPAAELSVRAQLEYLRDHGLI, encoded by the coding sequence ATGACGGAGGCGGCGGCCCTGCCCGGACAGCCCCGGGGCGGTGTGCTCTCCGGACCCGCCACGGCCCGTGCCGTGAACGTCCTCGCGCCCAACGCCTCGGCGATGACCCTCGACGGCACCAACACCTGGATTCTCGCCGAGCCCGGCTCCGGGCTCGCTGTGGTGGTCGATCCCGGTCCGCTCGACGAATCCCATCTGCGCCGGGTGATCGACACCGCCGAGCAGGCGGGGCAGCGCATCGCCCTCACCCTGCTCACCCACGGCCACCCGGATCACGCCGAAGGCGCGGCCCGCTTCGCGGAACTCACCCGGACGAAGGTCAGGGCACTGGATCCCGCGCTGCGGCTCGGTGACGAGGGGCTCGGCGCGGGCGATGTGATCGGTGTCGGCGGCCTCGAACTGCGGGTCGTACCCACTCCCGGCCACACCGCCGACTCCCTCTGCTTCCATCTGCCCGCCGACGCCGCCGTGCTGACCGGCGACACCGTCCTCGGCCGGGGCACCACGGTCGTGGCCCACCCGGACGGCCGTCTCGGCGACTATCTGGACTCCCTGCGCAGGCTGCGCTCCCTCACCGTCGACGACGGGGTGCACACCGTGCTGCCCGGCCACGGGCCGGTGCTGGAGGACGCCCAGGGCGCGGTCGAGTTCTATCTGGCCCACCGGGCCCATCGGCTGGCGCAGGTCGAGACGGCCGTCGAGAACGGCTACCGCACCCCCGGCGAGGTCGTTGCCGAGGTGTACGCGGAAGTGGACCGCTCACTCTGGCCCGCGGCGGAGCTGTCCGTACGGGCGCAGTTGGAGTACCTGCGCGACCACGGGCTGATCTGA
- a CDS encoding Crp/Fnr family transcriptional regulator, translating to MDDVLRRAPLFAALDDEQAAELRGSMSEVTLARGDALFHEGDPGDRLYVVTEGKVKLHRTSPDGRENMLAVLGPGELIGELSLFDPGPRTATATALTEVKLLGLGHGDLQPWLNARPEVASALLRAVARRLRKTNDQMSDLVFSDVPGRVARALLDLSRRFGVQSDEGIHVVHDLTQEELAQLVGASRETVNKALADFAQRGWLRLEARAVILLDVERLAKRSR from the coding sequence GTGGACGACGTTCTGCGGCGCGCCCCGCTCTTCGCGGCGCTCGATGACGAGCAGGCGGCGGAGCTGCGCGGCTCGATGAGTGAGGTGACGCTCGCCCGAGGTGACGCGCTCTTCCACGAGGGCGACCCCGGTGACCGCCTGTACGTGGTCACCGAAGGCAAGGTCAAACTCCACCGCACCTCGCCCGACGGCCGCGAGAACATGCTCGCCGTCCTCGGCCCCGGTGAGCTGATCGGCGAGCTGTCGCTGTTCGACCCCGGTCCGCGTACGGCGACCGCGACGGCGCTGACCGAGGTCAAACTGCTCGGTCTGGGCCACGGCGACCTCCAGCCCTGGCTGAACGCCCGGCCCGAGGTGGCGTCCGCGCTGCTGCGTGCCGTCGCCCGCCGACTGCGCAAGACCAACGACCAGATGTCCGACCTGGTCTTCTCCGATGTGCCGGGCCGGGTGGCCCGGGCCCTGCTCGACCTGTCGCGCCGCTTCGGCGTCCAGTCGGACGAGGGCATCCACGTCGTCCACGACCTGACGCAGGAAGAGCTGGCCCAGTTGGTCGGCGCCTCCCGCGAGACCGTGAACAAGGCCCTGGCCGACTTCGCCCAGCGCGGCTGGCTGCGCCTGGAGGCGCGTGCCGTGATCCTGCTCGACGTCGAGCGGCTGGCGAAGCGCTCCCGCTGA
- the nth gene encoding endonuclease III, which translates to MGEQAPIGTRNAAKSGKSKGGAAASGARKRTAPGAGTRTESRLAMVRRARRINRELADVYPYAHPELDFRNPFELLVATVLSAQTTDLRVNQTTPALFAAYPTPEELAAAVPEELEAIIRPTGFFRAKARSLLGLSAALRDDFGGEVPGRLEDLVKLPGVGRKTAFVVLGNAYGVPGITVDTHFGRLVRRWKWTEQEDPEKVEAEIAEIFPKSEWTMLSHRVIFHGRRICHARKPACGACPIAHLCPSYGEGETDPEKAKKLLKYEMGGQPGQRLNPPADYPGTPAPPLGASGQASA; encoded by the coding sequence ATGGGCGAACAAGCTCCCATCGGTACCCGAAATGCCGCAAAGTCGGGCAAATCCAAGGGTGGGGCTGCTGCGTCGGGAGCGCGGAAGCGCACCGCGCCCGGAGCCGGAACCCGGACCGAATCCCGGCTCGCCATGGTCCGCCGCGCCCGCCGGATCAACCGGGAGCTGGCGGATGTGTATCCGTACGCCCATCCCGAGCTGGACTTCCGCAACCCGTTCGAGCTGCTGGTCGCCACCGTGCTGTCGGCCCAGACGACCGACCTCCGGGTCAACCAGACCACGCCCGCGCTCTTCGCCGCCTATCCCACCCCGGAGGAGCTGGCCGCTGCCGTTCCCGAAGAGCTGGAGGCGATCATCCGCCCCACCGGCTTCTTCAGGGCCAAGGCCCGCTCCCTCCTCGGGCTCTCCGCCGCGCTCCGCGACGATTTCGGCGGAGAGGTGCCGGGGCGGCTGGAGGACCTGGTGAAGCTGCCGGGAGTCGGGCGGAAGACCGCCTTCGTCGTCCTCGGCAATGCCTACGGAGTCCCCGGCATCACGGTCGACACCCATTTCGGACGGCTCGTCCGCCGCTGGAAGTGGACCGAGCAGGAGGACCCGGAGAAGGTCGAGGCGGAGATCGCGGAGATCTTCCCGAAGTCCGAGTGGACCATGCTGTCCCATCGGGTGATCTTCCACGGGCGCCGGATCTGCCATGCCCGCAAGCCCGCGTGCGGCGCCTGCCCGATCGCCCATCTCTGCCCCTCCTACGGCGAGGGCGAGACCGATCCGGAGAAGGCGAAGAAGCTGCTCAAGTACGAGATGGGCGGTCAGCCGGGGCAGCGACTGAACCCGCCCGCGGACTATCCGGGCACCCCCGCCCCGCCCCTCGGTGCCTCCGGACAGGCCTCCGCGTAG